The following proteins come from a genomic window of Gimesia chilikensis:
- a CDS encoding Gfo/Idh/MocA family protein yields the protein MSQRTTRREFIKQSSALGAAFWVGGQSLLAAEKSPMEKINFAAIGVGGKGSSDTASAASSGNLVAICDIDDKRLLKSAARYRKAQKFNDYREMLEEMGDKIDAVTVSTPDHSHAPASVMAMKKGKHCFTQKPLTWSVHEARVMRETANKHNVQTQMGNQGTAKDGFREAVEVIRSGVLGNVREAHVWTNRPVWGKGVERPPEGEPAPKHIHWDLFLGPAPYREFSTLYHPFEWRGWLDFGTGALGDMACHTMNMHVMALDLYDPTSIVAESEGMIENETYPKSTKITYQFPERTQGDKTLCPLKLTWYDGGNLPPEELLMGEKMKPSGVVLIGDEGNLYTPDDYGAEYVLLPRDKFSDFKKPEQSLPRSPGHFEEFVVAIKGGEPAMSNFNYASRLTETTLLGNCAIRAGKKLDWDAKKMEFTNAPEANKFLSRDYRDGWSL from the coding sequence ATGAGTCAACGTACAACACGCCGCGAGTTTATCAAACAGAGCTCGGCACTGGGAGCCGCCTTCTGGGTCGGTGGTCAGAGCCTGCTGGCTGCTGAAAAATCTCCCATGGAAAAAATCAATTTCGCCGCAATCGGCGTGGGCGGTAAAGGCTCCAGCGATACAGCGAGTGCAGCAAGCAGCGGTAACCTGGTTGCTATCTGTGATATCGACGATAAGCGTCTGTTGAAATCAGCGGCTCGCTATCGCAAAGCGCAAAAGTTCAATGATTATCGCGAAATGCTGGAAGAGATGGGCGATAAAATTGACGCGGTGACTGTCAGTACCCCTGACCATTCGCATGCTCCTGCCTCCGTGATGGCGATGAAAAAAGGGAAGCACTGCTTCACCCAGAAGCCGCTGACCTGGTCGGTCCACGAAGCCCGCGTGATGCGTGAAACAGCTAACAAGCACAATGTGCAGACCCAGATGGGCAACCAGGGGACTGCCAAGGACGGGTTCCGCGAAGCCGTCGAAGTCATCCGGTCCGGCGTGCTGGGTAATGTGCGTGAAGCCCATGTCTGGACGAACCGTCCGGTCTGGGGTAAAGGCGTCGAGCGTCCACCGGAAGGGGAACCGGCTCCCAAGCACATTCACTGGGATCTCTTCCTCGGCCCTGCTCCTTACCGGGAATTCAGCACGCTGTATCATCCGTTTGAATGGCGTGGCTGGCTGGACTTCGGTACCGGTGCCCTGGGTGACATGGCCTGTCACACGATGAACATGCACGTGATGGCCCTCGATCTGTACGATCCGACTTCCATCGTCGCCGAATCGGAAGGAATGATTGAAAACGAGACTTATCCCAAGTCGACCAAAATCACCTACCAGTTCCCCGAGCGGACCCAGGGCGATAAAACACTCTGTCCGCTGAAGCTGACCTGGTACGATGGTGGTAACCTGCCTCCGGAAGAACTGCTGATGGGCGAAAAAATGAAGCCCAGTGGTGTGGTTCTGATTGGCGATGAAGGCAACCTGTATACGCCGGACGACTACGGTGCAGAATACGTGCTGCTGCCCCGCGACAAGTTCAGCGACTTCAAAAAGCCCGAGCAGAGCCTGCCTCGTTCACCCGGTCACTTCGAAGAATTCGTTGTTGCCATCAAAGGTGGTGAGCCTGCGATGTCCAACTTCAATTATGCCAGCCGCCTGACGGAAACGACCCTGCTGGGTAACTGTGCCATCCGCGCTGGTAAGAAACTGGATTGGGATGCCAAGAAGATGGAATTCACCAATGCGCCGGAAGCCAACAAGTTCCTGAGCCGCGATTACCGTGATGGCTGGTCTCTCTAA
- a CDS encoding M20 family metallopeptidase translates to MDALKYTQELVGFESTSCYSNIEVTDYVEAELKKLGFEIERLEYTDAKGVRKANVIGRRGSGPGGMAYFAHTDVVPADPWFTDEFGPFTPTIQGDKLYGRGSCDMKGSIACMLAAAKRYVDQDLKHPLYITCTADEEVGYHGAKNVAEHSQIYREMAAGEAHGIIGEPTMLEVVYAHKGTYGFQAISHGRAAHSSLDTGINANLAMIPFLVEMKKLYEECMTNPRWQNDEFNPPTNGWNIGINDKTAAVNITPPQSICTVYFRPMPGQEPDELVARAREAAEKCGIEFQFKCGGSPVYTDPNSTIVKEVLKIAGKDQAKTVSYGTDGSQFPEMKNLVVFGPGDIGQAHTHDEFIALEQLEQGTEKFAALIENWCC, encoded by the coding sequence ATGGATGCCCTGAAATACACGCAGGAACTGGTCGGCTTTGAATCCACCAGCTGCTACTCAAACATCGAAGTCACCGATTACGTCGAAGCCGAGCTCAAAAAACTGGGTTTCGAAATCGAACGCCTCGAATACACGGATGCCAAAGGCGTACGTAAAGCCAACGTCATCGGTCGTCGCGGTTCTGGCCCCGGAGGCATGGCCTACTTCGCCCACACCGATGTGGTTCCCGCAGATCCCTGGTTCACCGACGAGTTCGGTCCGTTCACTCCCACCATTCAGGGAGACAAACTCTATGGCCGCGGTTCCTGCGATATGAAAGGTTCCATCGCCTGCATGCTGGCGGCCGCCAAACGCTACGTCGATCAGGACCTGAAACACCCGCTCTACATCACCTGTACCGCAGACGAAGAAGTCGGCTATCACGGTGCTAAGAACGTAGCGGAACACTCCCAAATCTATCGAGAGATGGCAGCAGGCGAAGCCCACGGCATCATCGGCGAACCGACCATGCTTGAAGTCGTCTACGCGCATAAGGGAACCTACGGTTTCCAGGCCATCTCCCACGGCCGGGCCGCTCACTCCAGCCTCGATACCGGCATCAACGCGAACCTCGCCATGATCCCGTTCCTCGTCGAAATGAAAAAACTGTACGAAGAATGCATGACCAATCCCCGCTGGCAGAATGACGAATTCAACCCGCCTACCAATGGCTGGAACATCGGTATCAACGACAAAACGGCTGCCGTCAATATCACACCCCCGCAGAGTATCTGCACCGTTTACTTCCGCCCCATGCCGGGACAGGAGCCGGACGAACTGGTCGCCCGCGCCCGCGAAGCTGCTGAAAAGTGTGGTATTGAATTCCAGTTCAAATGTGGAGGCAGCCCGGTTTACACCGATCCGAATTCGACCATCGTCAAAGAAGTCCTGAAGATTGCCGGTAAAGATCAGGCGAAAACGGTCTCCTATGGCACCGACGGCAGCCAGTTTCCCGAGATGAAAAACCTGGTCGTCTTCGGCCCCGGAGACATCGGCCAGGCACATACACACGATGAATTCATCGCCCTCGAACAGTTGGAGCAGGGGACCGAGAAATTCGCGGCCCTCATTGAGAACTGGTGCTGCTGA
- a CDS encoding N-acyl-D-amino-acid deacylase family protein translates to MSSSDSSSTTSEFDVLIKGGTVIDGTRAPRVTADVGIKGDQIVALGDLSSAKGAFEIDATGKIVAPGFVDVHNHSDSWLLNTPNFLSKTSQGFTTEVIMADGISYAPVDRCTAADWIYYLQSLDGLYPEEYTGWESLEDYMNLLDGRNVQNVMTHIPYANLRSMHCGFGRQRVDDFQMKLICSEVRKGMEAGAVGISTGLDYVAQCFSPTDELVEACQAMAEYDGLYVSHIRYKKSLMPAIEELVEIGKRAGVKVHISHMKGQHPGQAEEALEYIDKVARHEVDISFDVYPYQPGSTMLHFLLPYEVFEEGPRKAVEKLKQPEMQQRFKYGLENYLLDISAIQIAWVLTEKNKQHQGKMLSQYVEETGLPKEEALIKLLIEEEMAVLLVFNMGDDRLVDPVLQHDLYMMGTDGIYMDGGVIHPRQFGSAARILGPCVRDHKLFSLEDAVYKLSGCAAQRFGMEKRSILRQGNYADIVVFDPETIQDNATYTDPQQYSTGMEYVLTNGVPIVHNNQPLDVNAETLPGRYVRYQPR, encoded by the coding sequence ATGAGCAGCAGTGATTCTTCTTCCACGACCTCTGAATTTGATGTTCTGATTAAAGGCGGCACCGTCATCGACGGAACCCGCGCCCCGCGCGTGACTGCCGACGTCGGCATCAAGGGGGACCAGATCGTCGCCCTGGGAGACCTTTCCTCTGCGAAGGGGGCCTTTGAGATCGACGCGACAGGAAAAATCGTGGCCCCCGGCTTCGTGGATGTCCACAATCACTCCGACAGCTGGCTCCTGAATACGCCGAACTTCCTCTCCAAAACATCGCAGGGATTCACAACAGAAGTCATCATGGCCGATGGCATCTCGTATGCCCCCGTCGACCGCTGCACTGCCGCCGACTGGATCTACTATCTGCAGTCCCTCGACGGACTCTACCCCGAAGAATACACGGGCTGGGAATCCCTCGAAGATTACATGAATCTGCTCGACGGCAGAAACGTGCAGAATGTGATGACCCACATCCCGTATGCCAATCTGCGTTCCATGCACTGCGGATTCGGACGCCAGCGAGTCGACGACTTCCAGATGAAACTGATCTGCAGCGAAGTCCGCAAGGGAATGGAAGCGGGCGCCGTGGGAATCTCAACCGGCCTCGATTACGTCGCCCAGTGCTTCTCGCCGACCGACGAACTCGTCGAAGCCTGCCAGGCGATGGCCGAATATGACGGCCTGTATGTCTCGCACATCCGCTACAAGAAATCGCTGATGCCCGCGATCGAGGAACTCGTCGAAATCGGCAAGCGGGCCGGCGTCAAAGTACACATCTCTCACATGAAGGGACAGCATCCGGGGCAGGCCGAAGAGGCACTCGAATACATTGACAAAGTCGCCCGCCACGAGGTTGATATTTCGTTCGACGTCTATCCCTATCAGCCCGGCTCCACCATGCTGCACTTCCTGCTTCCCTACGAAGTCTTCGAAGAGGGCCCCCGCAAGGCAGTCGAGAAACTCAAGCAGCCCGAAATGCAACAGCGGTTCAAATACGGACTGGAGAACTACCTGCTCGACATCTCGGCCATTCAGATCGCCTGGGTCCTGACCGAAAAAAACAAGCAGCACCAGGGCAAAATGCTCAGCCAGTACGTGGAAGAAACAGGGCTTCCGAAAGAGGAAGCCCTGATCAAACTGCTCATCGAAGAAGAGATGGCCGTCCTGCTGGTGTTCAACATGGGCGATGACCGCCTGGTCGATCCCGTTCTACAGCACGACCTGTATATGATGGGCACCGACGGCATCTACATGGACGGGGGCGTCATTCATCCCCGCCAGTTCGGTTCCGCCGCACGAATCCTCGGCCCCTGTGTCAGGGACCACAAACTCTTCTCACTGGAAGATGCGGTTTATAAACTCTCCGGTTGTGCCGCCCAGCGGTTCGGCATGGAAAAACGCAGCATCCTCAGGCAGGGCAACTACGCGGACATCGTCGTCTTCGATCCCGAAACCATTCAGGATAACGCGACCTACACAGATCCGCAGCAGTACTCCACCGGTATGGAATATGTTCTCACCAACGGCGTACCCATCGTACACAACAACCAGCCGCTGGATGTTAACGCCGAAACACTCCCCGGACGCTACGTCCGCTATCAGCCCAGGTAA
- a CDS encoding dienelactone hydrolase family protein, with product MPPAEFKQKLLAGLGGDWPAPPELNVKHRDTIQRDGYRIESLTYEAEPGDPIPAMLLIPDMVSPAHPAPAVAVWHQHAGQYHLGKSEPAGLAGNPMHHTGAALAKEGYVVLCPDALCFEERQDPTGKLKAGNYERFEFLRYVVDGKCMAWKNILDMQRAVDFLQSRPEVIDEKIGCYGHSMGSTHTWLIGPWEPRIKCLVGNCCLPTYKGIHREHMLHCFPNFIPGIYEFGDTPDIAALIAPRPLHMNFGELDGGSPIDEVRRGVKIIANNYAAMNAETNFSYYIEEGAGHVLSPVMWDKTRSHFERHLKS from the coding sequence ATGCCCCCCGCCGAATTTAAACAAAAACTGTTAGCAGGCCTCGGCGGTGACTGGCCCGCGCCGCCGGAACTGAATGTCAAACACCGTGATACCATTCAACGGGACGGCTATCGCATTGAGTCACTGACCTACGAAGCCGAGCCCGGCGATCCGATTCCCGCCATGCTGCTGATTCCCGATATGGTCTCGCCCGCGCATCCCGCTCCCGCCGTCGCGGTCTGGCACCAGCACGCCGGTCAGTACCATCTCGGCAAAAGCGAACCGGCGGGACTGGCCGGAAACCCGATGCACCACACCGGTGCCGCCCTCGCGAAAGAAGGTTACGTGGTCCTCTGTCCGGATGCCCTCTGCTTCGAAGAACGCCAGGACCCGACCGGCAAGCTCAAAGCAGGGAATTATGAACGCTTTGAATTCCTGCGTTACGTCGTCGACGGCAAATGCATGGCCTGGAAAAATATTCTCGACATGCAACGCGCCGTCGACTTTCTGCAGAGTCGCCCCGAAGTCATCGATGAAAAAATCGGCTGCTACGGACATTCGATGGGTTCCACGCACACCTGGCTCATCGGTCCCTGGGAACCCCGTATCAAATGCCTGGTGGGCAACTGCTGCCTGCCCACCTACAAAGGCATTCACCGCGAACACATGCTGCACTGTTTCCCTAATTTCATCCCGGGTATCTACGAATTTGGCGACACCCCCGACATCGCCGCCCTCATCGCCCCGCGTCCATTGCACATGAATTTCGGTGAGCTGGATGGGGGCAGCCCCATCGATGAAGTCCGCCGCGGTGTCAAAATAATTGCAAACAACTACGCTGCCATGAATGCAGAAACAAACTTTAGTTATTATATTGAAGAGGGAGCCGGCCACGTGCTGTCCCCCGTGATGTGGGATAAAACACGGTCCCACTTCGAGCGCCACCTGAAGTCTTAA
- a CDS encoding neutral/alkaline non-lysosomal ceramidase N-terminal domain-containing protein — protein MVACGLKFLSVVLCVCCLSGGTLRAADAGYAYGFAKTEITPEVPLRLSGYGNRDTVYENVDEPLYVRAIAIRSPEKKVCALVSLDSIGFAGTFTDRIAKTVKEKYGLDRDQLVICSTHSHTAPHPVEGLSNIFSTPLTEAQRNASQKYWTQVEARIVKTVGTAIEDLKPGTMALVTGEVGFAQNRRVLKNGKWTGFGVNPEGPVDHSLPVLKVTDGNGRLRGLVFNYACHCTTFGGDYNCLNGDWAGYAARYIEEQQGEIVAVCTIGCGADQNPIRGKKDVAKDLAIGHGRAIAVEVARLLKQETQPITAPLGTAYGKADLPFEPPTKQELETALDHQRPQVRQHAANMLKHFEKEGKLPTSYPAPVQVWKFGRQFTMVFLGGEVVVDYALRLKRELKSDDVWATAYANDVFGYVASERMRDEGGYEVDFSMIYYNQPGRWAKGTEDILIKRIHELVQQAE, from the coding sequence ATGGTTGCCTGTGGTTTGAAATTTCTGTCTGTTGTGTTGTGTGTCTGCTGCCTGAGTGGTGGCACGCTCCGTGCTGCGGACGCCGGTTATGCTTATGGTTTCGCGAAGACCGAAATTACTCCCGAGGTCCCGTTACGGCTCTCCGGGTACGGCAACCGGGATACGGTTTACGAGAACGTGGATGAGCCCCTGTATGTGCGGGCCATCGCGATTCGATCGCCTGAGAAAAAGGTCTGTGCGCTGGTCTCGCTCGATTCCATCGGTTTCGCCGGCACGTTTACCGACCGGATTGCGAAGACGGTCAAAGAGAAGTACGGACTGGACCGCGATCAACTGGTGATCTGCAGCACGCATTCCCATACCGCTCCGCATCCGGTGGAGGGCTTGTCGAATATCTTCTCTACACCGCTGACCGAAGCGCAGCGGAATGCATCACAGAAGTACTGGACCCAGGTCGAAGCGCGGATCGTAAAGACCGTCGGCACTGCGATTGAAGATCTCAAGCCGGGAACGATGGCGCTGGTCACCGGAGAAGTCGGCTTTGCCCAGAACCGGCGGGTGCTGAAGAACGGCAAGTGGACCGGGTTCGGCGTCAATCCGGAGGGGCCCGTCGACCACAGTCTGCCGGTATTGAAGGTGACTGATGGCAACGGACGACTGCGGGGACTGGTATTTAACTATGCCTGTCACTGCACCACGTTCGGCGGCGATTACAATTGTCTCAACGGCGACTGGGCCGGCTATGCCGCCCGTTATATTGAAGAGCAACAGGGGGAGATTGTCGCCGTCTGCACGATCGGTTGTGGAGCCGATCAGAATCCGATCCGGGGCAAGAAGGATGTAGCGAAGGATCTGGCCATCGGTCATGGCCGGGCGATCGCGGTGGAAGTTGCCCGACTGCTGAAACAAGAGACGCAGCCCATTACGGCCCCGCTGGGAACTGCTTATGGCAAGGCGGATCTACCTTTCGAGCCTCCAACGAAACAGGAACTGGAAACGGCCCTCGATCATCAGCGGCCGCAGGTCAGACAGCACGCGGCTAACATGCTCAAGCACTTCGAGAAAGAGGGGAAACTGCCGACGAGCTATCCTGCTCCCGTGCAGGTCTGGAAGTTCGGTCGGCAGTTTACGATGGTCTTCCTGGGAGGCGAAGTGGTGGTGGACTACGCGTTGCGGCTCAAGCGGGAACTCAAAAGTGACGACGTCTGGGCGACTGCTTACGCCAATGACGTGTTCGGCTACGTCGCATCAGAGCGGATGCGGGATGAAGGTGGTTACGAGGTTGATTTCTCGATGATCTACTACAATCAGCCGGGCCGCTGGGCGAAAGGAACCGAAGATATTCTGATCAAGCGCATTCACGAACTGGTGCAGCAGGCAGAGTGA
- a CDS encoding cold-shock protein: MAEGTIKVVMQKGFGFIDTGTGNDLFFHSSNLEGISFDQLQTGQRVSYTEGRGPKGPCAENVRPI, encoded by the coding sequence ATGGCTGAAGGCACAATCAAGGTTGTGATGCAGAAGGGCTTTGGATTTATCGACACTGGAACTGGTAATGACCTGTTCTTCCACTCGTCAAATCTCGAAGGAATATCATTCGACCAGCTCCAGACCGGACAGCGGGTGTCGTACACCGAAGGACGTGGTCCCAAAGGACCGTGTGCTGAGAACGTGAGACCAATCTGA